From the Vanessa cardui chromosome 18, ilVanCard2.1, whole genome shotgun sequence genome, one window contains:
- the LOC124537629 gene encoding translation elongation factor 2 produces MVNFTVDEIRGMMDKKRNIRNMSVIAHVDHGKSTLTDSLVSKAGIIAGARAGETRFTDTRKDEQDRCITIKSTAISMYFELEEKDLVFITNPDQREKSEKGFLINLIDSPGHVDFSSEVTAALRVTDGALVVVDCVSGVCVQTETVLRQAIAERIKPILFMNKMDRALLELQLESEELYQTFQRIVENVNVIIATYSDDSGPMGEVRVDPSKGSVGFGSGLHGWAFTLKQFAEMYADKFKIDLVKLMNRLWGENFFNATTKKWAKQKDNENKRSFCMYVLDPIYKVFSAIMNFRKEEIDSLLKKIGVTLKHEDADKDGKALLKVVMRTWLPAGEALLQMIAIHLPSPVVAQKYRMEMLYEGPHDDEAAIGIKTCDPEAPLMMYVSKMVPTSDKGRFYAFGRVFSGKVVTGQKARIMGPNFTPGKKEDLYEKTIQRTILMMGRYVEAIEDVPSGNICGLVGVDQFLVKTGTITTFKNAHNMKVMKFSVSPVVRVAVEPKNPADLPKLVEGLKRLAKSDPMVQCINEESGEHIVAGAGELHLEICLKDLEEDHACIPIKKSDPVVSYRETVSEESDQMCLSKSPNKHNRLFMRAAPMPDGLPEDIDEGRVNPRDDFKTRARYLCDKFEYDITEARKIWCFGPEGTGPNILVDCSKGVQYLNEIKDSVVAGFQWAAKEGVMAEENLRGVRFNIYDVTLHTDAIHRGGGQIIPTTRRCLYACLLTAAPRLMEPVYLCEIQCPEVAVGGIYGVLNRRRGHVFEESQVAGTPMFVVKAYLPVNESFGFTADLRSNTGGQAFPQCVFDHWQILPGDPCEPGSKPYNVVQETRKRKGLKDGLPDLTQYLDKL; encoded by the exons ATG GTGAATTTTACCGTAGACGAAATCAGAGGGATGATGGACAAGAAGCGGAATATCCGCAACATGTCCGTCATCGCCCACGTCGACCACGGCAAGTCCACACTCACGGACTCGCTCGTCTCCAAAGCCGGTATCATCGCCGGTGCGAGGGCCGGTGAGACTCGTTTCACAGACACCCGAAAAGACGAGCAAGACAGATGTATCACCATCAAATCCAC TGCCATTTCCATGTACTTCGAGCTGGAGGAGAAGGATTTGGTATTCATCACAAACCCTGACCAGCGTGAGAAGAGTGAAAAGGGTTTCTTGATCAACCTTATTGACTCACCTGGGCACGTTGACTTCTCCTCTGAAGTGACAGCTGCTCTCCGTGTCACGGATGGAGCTCTTGTCGTGGTGGATTGTGTGTCGG GTGTATGTGTACAAACTGAGACGGTGCTGCGTCAAGCTATTGCTGAGCGCATCAAGCCTATTCTGTTCATGAACAAGATGGACCGTGCTCTTCTTGAGCTGCAATTAGAGTCTGAAGAACTCTACCAAACCTTCCAGCGTATTGTTGAAAATGTCAACGTCATCATTGCCACTTACTCTGACGACAGTGGTCCCATGG GTGAGGTTCGCGTCGACCCCAGCAAGGGTTCCGTAGGTTTCGGTTCTGGTCTCCACGGATGGGCCTTCACCCTGAAACAGTTCGCCGAAATGTACGCTGACAAGTTCAAGATTGACCTTGTCAAGCTCATGAACAG GCTATGGGGTGAAAACTTCTTCAACGCCACCACCAAGAAATGGGCGAAGCAGAAAGACAATGAGAACAAGCGCTCCTTCTGCATGTATGTCCTGGACCCTATTTACAAGGTGTTCAGTGCTATCATGAACTTCCGCAAGGAGGAAATTGACAGTCTTCTTAAGAAGATTGGTGTCACCCTCAAGCACGAAGATGCCGACAAGGACGGCAAGGCCCTGCTCAAG GTTGTTATGCGTACTTGGTTACCTGCCGGAGAAGCTCTTCTTCAGATGATTGCCATCCATCTGCCATCACCTGTAGTTGCCCAGAAGTACCGTATGGAAATGTTGTACGAAGGACCTCATGATGACGAAGCCGCTATTGGTATCAAG ACCTGCGACCCTGAAGCCCCACTTATGATGTACGTCAGCAAAATGGTACCGACCTCTGACAAGGGACGTTTCTACGCGTTCGGTCGCGTCTTCTCCGGAAAGGTTGTCACCGGTCAGAAGGCCCGTATTATGGGACCTAACTTCACTCCTGGCAAGAAAGAG GATCTGTATGAGAAGACCATCCAGCGTACCATCCTCATGATGGGTCGTTATGTAGAGGCCATTGAGGATGTACCCTCTGGTAACATCTGTGGTTTAGTTGGTGTTGACCAGTTCCTTGTCAAGACTGGTACAATCACCACTTTCAAGAACGCGCACAACATGAAG GTCATGAAGTTCAGTGTGTCGCCTGTCGTACGTGTAGCCGTCGAGCCTAAGAACCCAGCTGACTTACCTAAGCTCGTGGAAGGTCTTAAGCGTCTTGCTAAGTCTGACCCCATGGTGCAGTGCATTAATGAAGAGTCTGGTGAGCACATTGTTGCTGGTGCTGGAGAGTTGCATCTTGAGATCTGTCTTAAG GATTTGGAAGAAGACCACGCTTGCATTCCTATCAAGAAGTCTGACCCTGTTGTGTCTTACCGTGAAACTGTTAGTGAAGAATCCGACCAAATGTGTTTGTCGAAGTCTCCCAACAAGCACAACCGTCTGTTCATGAGGGCCGCGCCCATGCCTGACGGTCTTCCAGAGGACATTGATGAG GGCAGGGTAAACCCACGTGACGACTTCAAGACCCGTGCACGTTATCTGTGCGACAAATTCGAGTATGACATCACTGAGGCCCGTAAGATCTGGTGCTTCGGTCCTGAAGGTACCGGCCCCAACATCCTGGTGGACTGCTCCAAGGGAGTACAGTACCTCAATGAAATCAAGGATTCCGTCGTCGCCGGTTTCCAATGGGCCGCCAAGGAAGGAGTCATGGCTGAGGAGAACTTGAGAGGAGTACGGTTTAACATCTATGATGTTACACTGCACACGGACGCTATCCACAG AGGTGGCGGTCAGATCATTCCAACGACGAGAAGATGTCTGTACGCGTGTCTGCTTACCGCGGCGCCACGCCTTATGGAGCCTGTCTACTTGTGTGAGATTCAG TGCCCTGAAGTAGCCGTGGGAGGTATCTACGGTGTACTCAACAGACGTCGTGGTCACGTATTCGAAGAGTCGCAAGTAGCCGGAACACCCATGTTCGTTGTGAAGGCTTATCTGCCTGTCAACGAGTCGTTCGGTTTCACTGCTGACTTACGTTCCAACACCGGCGGACAAGCTTTCCCACAGTGCGTGTTCGACCACTGGCAGATCCTGCCAGGTGACCCATGCGAACCAGGCTCCAAGCCCTACAATGTAGTCCAG gaAACGAGAAAGAGGAAAGGACTTAAGGACGGTCTCCCAGACCTTACTCAATACTTGGACAAATTGTAA